The Cucurbita pepo subsp. pepo cultivar mu-cu-16 chromosome LG05, ASM280686v2, whole genome shotgun sequence nucleotide sequence GAGAGAAAGTGCCCTAGAACCGTCTCCTGCTCCGACATTCTCACCGCCGCCGCCAGAGACGCCACCATTCTCGCCGGAGGTCCCTTCTGGGAGGTTCCATTTGGCCGTAAAGACGGAAGAATCACCATCGCTGCCGAAGCAGAACGTGTCCCTCAGGGCCGCGAAAACGTCACCGCTTTGATAGATTACTTCAAACACCTAGGGCTCGACGTCCTCGATTTGGTCGCCCTCTCCGGCGCCCACACCATTGGCCGAGCCGCCTGCCACAGCTTCAATGATAGGCTATACAACTTCAACAGGACCCGGAAACCCGACCCGAATCTGAAACCTCCATTTCTGAATTTACTTCGAAGGCAGTGTAAGAAGGATATGGATCTCGTTTTTCTCGACGCAACGACTCCGAAAATGTTCGATACTGCTTACTTCAAGAATCTTCAGAAGAAATTAGGGCTTCTTACGACGGATCAAGCGCTGCAATCGGATGAAAGAACTTCTTCGTTTGTTGATTTGATGGGAAATCAACCGTTTCTTTTTGAAAGCCAATTTTCGGCGTCGATGGTGAAATTGGGGAATGTTGGAGTGCTGGTGAGGAAAAATGAAGGCGAAATTCGAGTCAATTGCAATTTCATAAACCGCAGAAGAAAGTGAGTGACTTTGTTTCTTGGcgtttgtttttttggaaaataaaattaatatcctTTTTGTTGGGTAATGTTTATTGCGTATGAAATTATGAGTCTTTGGGGTACCCACTCCTAAAGGGCTTTGTAGTTATATATTGTTCATAGTGTGAAAGATTTGATTGAATATCAAAATGGAATACATGATTGTTGTATGAGAAAATATTATAGACATAATAGCACAATATGTTGTGTTGGTCTATTCAAGCAAATCTTGGCTATTCAACGTACTTTAGTTGGTTAACCCATGACTAAAGTTAAATAGCGAGGATGAGGATGTCTCTTGTTCGTATACAAACAATTCTCCACAAACCACTAATACTTGAACTACTATTTGCTTTATGTACACTCAGATGTTTGGGAAGTAAGCAACCCCTTTGACATTTCTTTGTCTACAAAGAATTCTCGATGTGAAAACACAGACAAAAGGCTAATCTTTGAATAGGAAAAAGAGTGGATCTGCAGGATCCCAAATGAATTGGCTTATTCGAAAAAAGTCTTGTTTATTGGAAGATTTATCTCGTGTCTGGTACTACACAATTCCACTTTGCAAAAACTCCGAATCATTTTCGTTAGAAATGATCTACTTGCCCCAAAATGACGTAGTCCAAGAGGAAAATGCAAGCTTTCTAGCATTACAGATTAACATGGTTAGGTGAACAACCAAGTCTCCCATCATTTGAAGATTCTGCTGGACTTTATTTGGTCTTTCgtatattagatataaaatctAACCATTTTGCTGGTTAGGATCGACTAGGATCGAccaagtaaaaaaagaaaactacgTATTTGCTACATAAAAAATTTTGGACTTCATGAAACTCACAAGTATAGCaactaaattttatgaatCATATTATAAATGCACGACTCCATTCGAGGAAGT carries:
- the LOC111795083 gene encoding peroxidase 7-like; the encoded protein is MASMASFVLFLLFLLFHLHLITVALGVQPVITVASMVSRAPPPPASLLSHSFYRRTCPDAEGIIHRKVQAWVNKDYTLAAALIRLHFHDCAVRGCDASILLNYRRSERRALASKTLRGFRVIDDIKAELERKCPRTVSCSDILTAAARDATILAGGPFWEVPFGRKDGRITIAAEAERVPQGRENVTALIDYFKHLGLDVLDLVALSGAHTIGRAACHSFNDRLYNFNRTRKPDPNLKPPFLNLLRRQCKKDMDLVFLDATTPKMFDTAYFKNLQKKLGLLTTDQALQSDERTSSFVDLMGNQPFLFESQFSASMVKLGNVGVLVRKNEGEIRVNCNFINRRRK